The Myxococcus virescens sequence GCCACTCCTGCAACGTGGCTGACAGGCCTCGTTTGAGCAGCACGGGCTTGCGCACCTTCCCCAGTGCCCGCAGCAGCGAGTAGTTCTGCATGTTGCGAGCACCCACCTGGAGGATGTCCGTGGACTCCTCCATGAGGGGAATCTGCGCCGACTCCATCACCTCACTGATGATGGGCATGCCGTGGCGGCGCCCGGCCTCCGCCAGGACGTGCAGGCCCGGCTCGCCCATGCCCTGGAATGCGTAGGGACTGGTGCGAGGCTTGAATACGCCACCGCGCAGGACATGGGCACCCGCGGCGGCCACCACCGAGGCGGCGTGCTGCACCTGCTCCGCGCCTTCCACCGCGCAGGGGCCAGCCATGACGACGAACCCGGGGCCTCCGACTTCCACGGGGCCCACTCGCACGCGAGTGCCTTCGGGCCGCTCCACGCGAAGCACCCGCAGCGCGCCCGGGGCCCGTCCGGACCCGGCTGGTTCGTCTGGCCGCTTGCCTCCCACGGACCCTCCCATTCATGGAGTTCAAGAGGTTTTGAACTCCTTGGTGCATGTATAGCCGAGATGGCTTAGAAGACAACCGAAGGTG is a genomic window containing:
- the aroF gene encoding 3-deoxy-7-phosphoheptulonate synthase; its protein translation is MGGSVGGKRPDEPAGSGRAPGALRVLRVERPEGTRVRVGPVEVGGPGFVVMAGPCAVEGAEQVQHAASVVAAAGAHVLRGGVFKPRTSPYAFQGMGEPGLHVLAEAGRRHGMPIISEVMESAQIPLMEESTDILQVGARNMQNYSLLRALGKVRKPVLLKRGLSATLQEWLLAAEYILDGGNEKVMLCERGIRTFETELRNTLDLAAVAWAKQRSHLPVIVDPSHATGDPALILPMSLAAAAAGADGLLIEVHPKPEQAMCDGHQALTPERFETLMRRLPAVLDAVDRHLWRPESPAQVVRAR